TGGATTGCACGATCGAAGTCCGACTCAGCTTCCGCATATTTAGACTGCTGCAATCTCACAACCGCTCTTGCAGCCCATGCGTCCGGATCATACTTATCCAAATCAAGCGCTTTATTAAAGTCATTCAAGGCAGCAATCGTATCTTTCTGCTGCAATGAAACTTCCCCCCTCATCAGATAGGCACGGGTATAACGCGGAGCTACTCTAAGCAAGCTCTCCAAATCCTCTTTCGCCGAACTATAATCCTTTTTCTGAATATGAGATAATGTCAGATTATGCCACAAAGTAATATTCTCCGGGTCATAATGCAAAGCCTTCTGATAATCTTCAATAGCACCGTCAAATTTACTTTGGCGGATTCTTGCCAAACCACGAACCTGATAAGCACCTACCACGAACGGATTCCGTTGAATAGCCGCGTCACAGTCCATCTCAGCACCTTGGAAATCTTCCAGGTTCAATTTAGCCAACGCCCTGAAAAAATAAGGCTCATACAGATAAGGCTTAGCATTAATCACCTGATTAAAATATTGAATAGAAAGTACATAATCCTCAAAATAAAGAGCGTTTCGGGCGATAGTCATCACCCGATCCGTATTTATCTGAGCGCATACCAGTGTGGGAAACAGCAATAATACTGTTAATATTCTTTTTATCATCGACATTTTATGCTTGTAAACGAAGCAAAAATAATGCTTTTCGTTTACTTAACAGGGATATAAACGTTTTTTATCTTTATTTCACCTGTTTCATCTTATAAGAGCTGCGCGCTTTTCCCTTCAACATTGTATTCAGCTTCCCTCTGATCATCTGCTTACGAAGTGGGGAAATATGGTCAATGAACATTTTACCGTCCAAATGGTCAAATTCATGCTGCATGACACGAGCCAAGTAGCCTTCTACTTCCTCTTCATGCTCTACAAAATTCTCGTCCATATATTTCACACGGATTTTATCTCCTCTCTTCACTGTTTCATGAATACCGGGAAGACTCAGGCAACCCTCTTCCATGCCCACTTCCTCACCACCTATTTCCAGGATATGAGGATTAATATAAGCCTTATTAAAATCTTTAAATTCAGGATAATCTTCCGAAAGCGGATCCAGAGTGATTGTGACAACACGAATAGGCAAGCCAATCTGTGGAGCAGCTAGTCCTACACCGTCCGCGTTCACCATCGTTTCAAACATATTCGCTATCAACTCTTTTAAATTCGGATAATCCGGTGTTATATCCTCTGCCACCTTTCTCAGAACAGGCTGTCCATATACATAAATAGGTAAAATCATATCTTTAATATTCTACTGATAAATTAAATTATTCTATTGTTATCTACTAAATAAAACGTTTACTCTCCAAATATGTTTGTAAAATAATCGTAGCGCTTATCTCATCTACCAGCGCTTTGTTCTGGCGATCCTTTTTTTTCAACCCCGCTTCCAACATTGTACGATGCGCTAAAACAGACGTAAAACGCTCGTCCACATACTCAACAGGAATCTCCGGAAAACGCTTCTTCAGCGAACGAACAAAAGGTTCTATATTTTTCATATTCTCCGAAACCTCATTATTCATTTGCTTAGGCAATCCGATAATAATTCGCTCTACCGGTTCTTGCGCTACGTAATCACCGATAAAGTTCAGAAGTTCATGCGTAGGCACTGTTGTCAAGCCATTTGCAATCAGCTGCATAGTATCGCTAACAGCTATCCCTGTACGCTTTCTCCCATAATCTATTGCTACAATTCTGCTCATGGGGCACAAAAATACAAAAAAAGACGTTTCCTATGAAAGGAAACGTCTCTTTTATTATAATATTTCAAATGTA
This portion of the Bacteroides acidifaciens genome encodes:
- the def gene encoding peptide deformylase, with amino-acid sequence MILPIYVYGQPVLRKVAEDITPDYPNLKELIANMFETMVNADGVGLAAPQIGLPIRVVTITLDPLSEDYPEFKDFNKAYINPHILEIGGEEVGMEEGCLSLPGIHETVKRGDKIRVKYMDENFVEHEEEVEGYLARVMQHEFDHLDGKMFIDHISPLRKQMIRGKLNTMLKGKARSSYKMKQVK
- the ruvX gene encoding Holliday junction resolvase RuvX, giving the protein MSRIVAIDYGRKRTGIAVSDTMQLIANGLTTVPTHELLNFIGDYVAQEPVERIIIGLPKQMNNEVSENMKNIEPFVRSLKKRFPEIPVEYVDERFTSVLAHRTMLEAGLKKKDRQNKALVDEISATIILQTYLESKRFI